Within the Microbacterium terricola genome, the region TCGTCGGGGTCGCCCGTGACGACGCGGAGGCCGCCGGGATGTCGGCCATGATCCAATCGGGCGGCTACGTCATGGGCGCCCTCGGCGCCCCGCTCGCCGGCGCGGTCCACGAGGCGACGGGCGGCTGGACAGCCACCCTGTTCCTGCTGCTCGGGCTGGCCGTCGTCTACTGCGGACTGCTCATGTCGGCGGTGGTGAGCGCGCACCGCGCACGGTGACACGTCGGGGCCGGCGATCCCGACGGATCGGCGACCCCGACGAGGATCACGCAGGTGCGGCGTTCGCGCGCAGCACCTCGAGGCGCGCGCGGTACTCGACCTCGTCGATGTCACCCTGCGCGTACCGCTCGGCGAGGGTGGCCTCCGCCTGCTTGGCCGGATTCACCCGGCCGTGGGGGCCGTAGCCGTTCTCCCACGCGGCGCGCCGCCAGCGGCGGCCGAAGACGCCGAACAGCACGCCGAACAGGAGGATCCAGAACAGCGGGATCAGCAGGAACCACCAGCCGAAGCCCGGTCCCCAGTACCCGGGGTGGTGGGCGACGACCGCGGCGGGCGCGGCCAGGGCGGTATTCAGTGCAGCCAGTGCTGTGGACATGTGCTTCCTCTCGTCGGGATCGGGTGGCTCGATGCGAGCGGGCGCCGATCGGATGCGTCCAGCCAACCGGGCGGCGAGCGCCGGCGAATCCGGCCGGGGGAGTGAAGCGGACTGCTCCCTGCGGAGTAGGAGCGCTCGTGCCGTTACTGCCAGCCGGGGGCGACGAGACCGGATTCGTAGGCGAGCACGACGAGCTGCACGCGGTCGCGGGCGTGCAGTTTCTGCATGATCCGTGACACGTGGGTCTTGGCGGTCAGCGGGGACAGGAACAGGTGGGCGGCGATCTCATCGTTTGTGAGCCCCTGCCCGACGAGGCGCAGCACCTCGGTCTCACGCTCGGTGAGCGCGTCGAACTCGGCGGGGCGGCTGCTGTCGCGCAGGCCCACCGCCGCGCGCTCGAGCAGGCGCCGCGTGACGCCGGGGGAGAGCAGGGCGTCGCCGGCAGCCACGACGCGGACCGCCCGGATGAGGTCGACGGGCTCGGTGTCCTTCACCAGGAAGCCGCTGGCACCTGCACGGATGGCGCGCGCGACGTACTCGTCGAGCTCGAACGTCGTCACGATGACGACGCGCACGGCGGCGAGCGTCGGGTCCGCCGCGATCTGCTCGGTCGTCCACAGGCCGTCCCCGTCCGGCATGCGGATGTCGAGGAGAGCCACATCGACCGGGGTGGAACGGATCGCGCGCAGCAGCTCCTGCCCGCCGGAGGCCTGGGCGACGACCTCGATGTCGGGCTCCGAGTCGAGCAGCGCGCGGAACCCGGCACGCACCAGCTGGTGGTCGTCGGCGATGGCGACCCGGATCATCGCGGCCCCGCCCAGGGCAGGCGGGCGATCACGACGGTGCCGTCGCGCTCGCCCTGCTCGACGGTGACCGTCCCGCCGGCGAGCTCCGCGCGCTCGCGCATGCCGCGGATGCCCGCACCGTCGCCGGACGATGCAGCGCGTCCGACCCCGTCGTCCGCGACGGTGACCACGAGCAGGTCGTCCTGACCCTCCCGCATCCGCTCGACCGTCACCGAGGCGCGGGACCCGCCGGAATGGCGCACCACGTTCGTGAGCGCCTCCTGCGCGATGCGGTACGCGGTCGTCTGCACGGCGCTCGCCGGCACGTCCCCCTCGAGCCGGTCGTCCAGGTCGACCGTCAGGCCGAGCCCGGACCGCTCCGCCGCCAGCGCGCCGAGCTGCGCGAGCTGCGGCTGCGGGGTCAGCGGCGCCGTCTGGGTGCCGAGCTCGGTGCCCCGCAGGAAGGCGAGCACGCCGCGCACCTCATCGAGGCCGGTGGCGCTGAGGGCACGGATGCTGGCCAGCGCCTCGCGGGCGCGCTCAGGCTCGCGGTCGAACAGGTGGAGCCCGACGCCGGACTGCACCGCGATCTGGCTGAGCGAATGCGCGAGGACATCGTGCAGCTCGCGGGCGACGCGGCTGCGCTCCTCCTGCTCGATCGCCTGACGCCGCGCGTGCACCTGGGCGCGGCTGGTCTCTGCGTGCTCGAGCCGCCGTCGGATCCCCTCGCCGATGCCGAAGCACAGCGCGAGCGCGATCGTCACGAGAGCCACCCGGAACGGCGGCACACCGATCTCGAGCACGCCTGCGCCGACGATCGCGATCAGCCAGGTCGCGGCGACCGACACCGACGCCCACACGCGCGCGCCGCGGACGATCGCGCCGATGATCGCGAACGCCAGCGCGATGTACGGCGGGCTCGCGTCGGGCGGGACGAAAAGGTTCGCCGCGGTGAGGGCAGCCACGACGGCCACGGTCGGGCCGGGCCAGCGGCGAGCGCCGAGCAGGGCGAGCGCTGCCGCCGCGGCGAGCAGGATGCTGAGGAAGGCGGACGACGCCGGGACCCGCTGCCAGACCGAGATCGCGGCCGTGCCCAGCACCTCGATGAGGAACGCCACGACGGTGGGGACGAGCAGCGTGACGGCGGGCGGTGGGCGGAAGCGCGGTGCGAACTCACCCCGCGCGTCGACACTCATGTGCCGATGCTACGCCGCGCCACCTGGGCGTTCATCGGCCGGGAGGAGGGCGCCGGATACTCCCTCGGGAGTAGTGCCGGAGGCTGCCGTCAGCGGGAGGCCGCAGCATCCAGCGTGTCGATGATGCGCGTCATCGCGGTGCCCAGCGCCCATTGGTCGGCGAGTGCCGTGGTGCGCCGGCGCTGCTCGTCGG harbors:
- a CDS encoding SHOCT domain-containing protein — protein: MSTALAALNTALAAPAAVVAHHPGYWGPGFGWWFLLIPLFWILLFGVLFGVFGRRWRRAAWENGYGPHGRVNPAKQAEATLAERYAQGDIDEVEYRARLEVLRANAAPA
- a CDS encoding response regulator transcription factor, producing the protein MIRVAIADDHQLVRAGFRALLDSEPDIEVVAQASGGQELLRAIRSTPVDVALLDIRMPDGDGLWTTEQIAADPTLAAVRVVIVTTFELDEYVARAIRAGASGFLVKDTEPVDLIRAVRVVAAGDALLSPGVTRRLLERAAVGLRDSSRPAEFDALTERETEVLRLVGQGLTNDEIAAHLFLSPLTAKTHVSRIMQKLHARDRVQLVVLAYESGLVAPGWQ
- a CDS encoding sensor histidine kinase, producing the protein MSVDARGEFAPRFRPPPAVTLLVPTVVAFLIEVLGTAAISVWQRVPASSAFLSILLAAAAALALLGARRWPGPTVAVVAALTAANLFVPPDASPPYIALAFAIIGAIVRGARVWASVSVAATWLIAIVGAGVLEIGVPPFRVALVTIALALCFGIGEGIRRRLEHAETSRAQVHARRQAIEQEERSRVARELHDVLAHSLSQIAVQSGVGLHLFDREPERAREALASIRALSATGLDEVRGVLAFLRGTELGTQTAPLTPQPQLAQLGALAAERSGLGLTVDLDDRLEGDVPASAVQTTAYRIAQEALTNVVRHSGGSRASVTVERMREGQDDLLVVTVADDGVGRAASSGDGAGIRGMRERAELAGGTVTVEQGERDGTVVIARLPWAGPR